The Pectobacterium sp. A5351 genome contains the following window.
GGATACTGTTCAGCAGTATCGATCGTAAATTCCGCTTCACCCATAAAGCGGTGGCCGCGCAGGGTACGAGCAGAATTGATACCCAATACCTGACCGGGGATCAGTTCTTCACCCAGCAGCATGGTTACGGTGTGTACCGGACGCACAAACTGTGTTTCTTTGTCGCTCCAGCGCATCAGCTTTGGAATCGGCAATTTCGACAATGCCGTGCTTACCATGCCAGCCAGCAGCGCCTGCGCCTGTTCGCCCTTCGCATGGGCGCGATACAGCAGCCACTCACCTTTGTCGGTCGTCAAACGCTCAGCCTGCTCAACGGTGATGCCACAACCACGCGCCCAGCCCTCTGCCGCTTTGGTTGGTTTACCTTCAGCATCAAATGCTTGGGCAATCGCCGGACCGCGTTTTTCTACTTCACGATCGGGCTGAGAAGCGCTTAAGCGTGCCACTTTCAGCGCCAGGCGGCGCGGCGCGGCAAACCAGCTCACTTCACCATGCGCCAGATTGGCGGCATCCAGCTCCGCCGTGAAATTAGCGGCAAAGGATTCTGCCAGATTACGGAGAGCCTTCGGCGGCAGCTCTTCCGTGCCAATTTCCACCAGAAAAGTCTTGTCAGTCATGGCTGCCTCTTAGCTCTCTTTCTTATTACACATCGGGAAACCCAGTGCCTCACGGGAGGCATAATAGGCTTCCGCAACCGCTTTGGTCAGGGTACGAATACGCAGAATATAGCGCTGGCGCTCAGTAACCGAGATCGCTTTACGCGCATCCAGCAGGTTAAAGCTGTGCGCCGCTTTCAGAATGCGTTCGTAAGCCGGTAAAGGCAGCGGTTTTTCCAGCGCCAGCAGGTGCTGCGCTTCTTTTTCATATTGCTCGAAGCAGCTGAACAGGAAATCAACGTCAGCGTGTTCAAAGTTGTAGGTCGACTGCTCGACTTCGTTTTGATGGAACACGTCGCCGTAGGTGGTTTTACCTAACGGGCCATCGCTCCAGACCAGATCGTAAACGCTATCGACGCCCTGAATGTACATAGCCAGACGTTCCAGACCGTAGGTGATCTCACCCGTCACTGGTTTACATTCCAAACCGCCAACCTGCTGGAAGTAGGTAAACTGCGTGACTTCCATACCGTTCAGCCAGACTTCCCAGCCCAGACCCCAGGCACCCAGCGTCGGGTTTTCCCAGTTGTCTTCCACGAAGCGGATATCGTGAATAGTCGGATCCATGCCCAGCTCTTTCAGAGAACCGAGGTACAGCTCCTGAATGTTGTCCGGTGATGGCTTAATGACAACTTGAAACTGGTAATAGTGCTGTAAGCGGTTCGGGTTTTCACCGTAGCGCCCATCGGTCGGACGGCGAGAAGGCTGCACATAAGCAGCGGCCATGGGTTCCGGCCCCAGCGCCCGGAGGCAGGTCATAGGATGTGAAGTGCCTGCGCCGACTTCCATGTCCAATGGTTGAACAATGGTGCAGCCCTGACGCGCCCAATAATCCTGTAATGTCAGGATCAGGCCCTGGAAGGTCTTGGTATCAAACTTTTGCATGTTGGATTCGCGCACGATACAAGTGGATTTATAAGGAATGCGCCAGTATACCCTCTGACCGCAAGATATACAGCCAGAATGCGGTAACAAGTGCAAATCCCCGTCATCATCTTTCAAATTTCAGGATCAGCCTGAAAAAACGGTCTGCAGCATCTTCAGGCTCAGCAACAGCAGCAGCACCGCAAAGGCCTTTTTCAGCGTCGCGACAGGCAAACGGTGCGCCAGACGCGCCCCGACAGGTGCGGTGAAAAAGCTGACAGCGGAAATCAGAAGAACGGCAGGCAAATACACATAGCCGACGCTGTAATCAGGTAACCCGGCCACTGACCAACCGTTAATCATGTAGCCCAGCGCGCCGGACAGGGCGATCGGTAGCCCAACCGCTGCGGATGTGCCAATCGCCTGCTGAATGCGGACGTTGCACCATGTCAGGAACGGCACCGTGAGCGACCCGCCGCCGATCGCCACCAGCGCTGAAATGCTACCAATCACCAATCCCGCCAGTGAAACGCCTGCCGTACCGGGCAACTGACGCTGAGGCTTTGGCTTGATATTCAGTACCATTTGCAGCGAAACGTAGGCCATAAAACAGGAAAAAAAGATTGCCAGAGTCCGCGTCGGCAACAGCGTTGCCAGCCAGGTGGCAGCGAATGTCCCGATCAGGATGGCAGGCGTAATCCGCACCACCACTGGCCAAAGCACCGCCTGATGTTGATGATGCGTGCGCAGGCTGGAAATCGCCGTGACGACAATCGCCGCCATTGATGTTCCCAACGCCAGATGCACCAGATGTGTATTATCGACTCCCTGAGCGGCAAACAGCGCCGTCAGCACCGGCACCATAATACCGCCGCCGCCAATCCCCAATAACCCCGCCATAAAACCTACCACCGCGCCTAATGCCAGATAGGCCGCTATCCACTCCACTGCCATTCCCTGCACCCCTGTTTATGCTTTTCTTATGATCGAGTAAACAGTCTTGAGCTAATGAGCAGCCCTGAACCAATAAACAGCCTTGAGCTAATGAAATGAATAACCCGAAGCTGTTGGCAAAACATTATTCACGATTCCACGACGACTTTCCGCCCCATCCGCAAACAGACTTTCATATCTGCGAGCACGCCCGCAAAATACTGGTTGCCCATACAGGAATATAAATGCCATCATCGCACCACATTGCGATAGATCGCCTTACAATGAACGGCATCACCATCATCAGGAGAAAGGCATGCAACGCTGCGGCTGGGTGACACAAGACACCTTATATCAGGATTACCACGATAACGAGTGGGGAAAGCCCTGCATCGACAGCCAGAAGCTGTTTGAGTTACTGTGCCTGGAAGGCCAGCAGGCGGGTCTTTCCTGGATCACCGTGCTGAAAAAACGCGAACACTATCGCCGTTGCTTCCACCAGTTCAACCCTGAGCAAGTGGCACAGATGACGCAGGATGACGTAGATCGTCTGGTACAGGACAGCAGCATTATCCGCCATCGCGGAAAAATCGAGGCGATTATCACCAATGCAAAAGCGTGGGTGGCAATGGAAAGTCAGGGGAAGAGCTTCTCGCACTTCATTTGGTCTTTTGTCGAGCACCAGCCGCGTCTCAATCACCCCGCGTCACTCGCGGAAGTCCCCGCCAAAACAGACGTTTCGGATGCCATGTCCAAAGCTCTGAAGAAGCGCGGCTTCAAATTTATCGGCTCAACCATCTGCTATGCCTTCATGCAGGCGGGTGGATTGGTCAACGACCATGTCACCGACTGTTTTTGTCATCAGGAAAGCGCGTCATGATTCGCCCTTACCGCGACCCCGATCTCGCCCCTCTGATGCAGCTTTGGCTAAAGAGCACCATTCTGGCACATCCGTTTATTCGTGAAGATTACTGGCGAGAGAGTGCCAGCGCGGTACGTGAGATCTATATTCCCCAGTCGCAAACCTGGGTTGATGAGGAGCAAGGAAGCCTTATTGGCTTTATCAGCGTGCTGGAAGCACGGCTCATCGGCGCGCTATTTGTAGAACAGACCTATTATGGCAAGCAGATTGGTACGGCGCTGATCCAGCACGTTCAGGCACGGTTCCCGTTACTCAGCCTAGAAGTATATCAGCAGAATACGCGCGCCTGCCGGTTCTACCATAAGCAGGGGTTTGTTGTTGTAGAGGAAAACGTCAATCAGGATACGCAGGCCACGGCACTGATCATGCAGTGGGCCGCCCCCAGATGAGCGCTATAAGTGCGGATGTCGTACCATCGTTCATACTCTACATCGTGCAAATCCCCCATTAATCGCGGTTAGCCTTGGGCAAATGCGGGGGCGGTATCACTTGCAGTCTCTCGCCAGCTACGCGATTATTCGAGGGCTATTTCTACGTTAACTTCCTTAATCTGCTGGAGTTTGTGATGAAACCTAGCGTTATCCTGTACAAAAAAGTTGCTGACGACCTGCGCACTCGTTTGGACCAACACTTCACCGTCACTGAACTTGACGACTTTCCTGCACTCGACCACCCGGCTCTGGCAACGGCCGAAGGCATCATTGGTTCCGGTGGCAAGGTCGATAAAGACTTCCTGCAACATGCACCACGTTTACGTGCAGCCTCCACCATTTCTGTCGGTTACGACACCTTTAACGTCGACGCACTGAATGAAAAAGGGGTGATTCTCATGCATACCCCAACCGTGCTGACGGAAACCGTGGCGGATACGGTTCTGGCACTGATGCTCGCCAGCGCGCGCCGGGTCGTGGAAGTCGCCGAACGCGTTAAAGCAGGCGAATGGAAAGGTGGCGTTGACAGCGACTGGTTTGGCACAGACGTTCACCATAAAACCATCGGCATTCTGGGGATGGGCCGCATCGGTCTGGCCGTAGCACAACGTGCTCACTTTGGTTTCAGCATGCCGGTGCTGTACAACGCACGCCGCCATCACTCCGAAGCGGAGCAGCGCTTTAATGCCCGTTACTGCGATCTCGATACACTCTTGGCCGAGTCTGATTTCCTCTGTATCACGCTGCCGCTCACGGCGGAAACACATCATCTGATTGGGCGCGAGCAACTGGCAAAAATGAAATCCAGCGCCATGTTGATTAATATCGGTCGTGGTGCCGTCGTGGATGAAGACGCGCTGACGGAAGCCCTGGTGAAAGGGACCATTCAAGGCGCAGGTTTGGATGTGTTTGTCAAAGAACCATTGCCCGTCGATTCTCCACTACTGGATTTGCCTAACGTTGTGGCGCTACCGCATATCGGTTCTGCCACGCACGAAACCCGTTACGGCATGGCAGCCTGTGCTGTCGATAACCTGATTGCCGCCCTGAGCGGTCAAGTAAAAGAAAACTGCGTGAACCCACAGGTGTTGAAATAGGCTTCAGGTAGCTATGGCGCTGCGACGCACGCTCGCAGCGCTACCGACGCCCACTCAATAAGTTCACCATCACACGCGAAACGCAGCGATTTCCCGCAAAAAGCCGCTCTTTTTCCTACCTAAAAACTGGATAACCAATGCCGGTTTTGTTCTTTGCTGTTTCCTACCGCCTATGGAAGTATCGGCTGTAACGAATGGTTACCGTCCCCGCCGTATTTCCGCATTTCAGGGCGTAATCGCTCCGCATATTCACCTGATAAAACAGAACGTTAATAAAAACCATTACCTGTAGGAACAACCATCGTGGCGACTTTTTTGCATCCTCATCAAAAACTCACTCTTTTTGCCTCTCTGCTCCTTCTGGGCGGTGCGCTGAGCGTACAAGCAGCGAACGACACACCGAAAATCGGCGGCACGCTGATTTATCTGGAACAGCAGGCGCACACCAATCTCTATACGCCCGCGGGCGGGTTTTACCCAAACGGCGGCATTCTCAATCAGGTAACCGATAAACTGACGTACCAAAACCCGGAAACGCTGGAAATCGAACCGTGGGTTGCAGAATCCTGGAGCGTCAACGCAGATAACACCGAATACACATTCAAGATTCGTCCCGGCATTACCTTCTCTGACGGCACGCCGCTGGATGCCAACGCGGTAGCGAAAAATTTTGATACCTACGGCTTAGGAAATACGGCGCTCAACCAGCCAATTTCAGAGGTCATCAATAACTATCTGCGCAGCGAAGTTATCGACCCGCTCACCGTGAAGTTTTACTTTAAGAAGCCATCTCCAGGCTTCCTGCAAGGCACCTCGGCCATCGGTTCCGGACTGGTTTCGCTCAGTACGCTTGAGCGCAATTTCAATCAGTTAGGTAATGCCAAAAACATTATCGGCTCTGGTCCATTCGTGGTAAGCAGCGAGAAACTGGGGCGCGAGCTGAAACTGACCGCCCGTAAGGATTACAACTGGGCACCGGTTAAATCAAAACATCAGGGGCGTGCCTATCTGGACGGCATTACCTATCTGGTCACCCCGGAAGACAGCGTACGCATCGGCGCGTTGGTCTCTGGTCAGGCGGACTTCATTCGTCAGATTCAGGCTTATGATGAGAAGCGGGTGCAGAGTCAGGGCTTCAATCTTTATGCCCCACCGACGCGCGGCGTTAATAACAGCGTGGTTTTCCGCCCGGATAACCCGCTGGTCGCCGATATCCGCGTGCGTAAAGCGCTGCTGCACGCCACCAACACCAAAGAGATCATTGCTACGCTGTTCTCTGACAACTACCCACAAGCGACATCCCCCCTAGCTAAAACCGCCGCCGGCTATGTCGATCTCTCCAGCAAGCTCACCTTCGATCCCGCGCAGGCTAACAAACTGTTAGATGAAGCGGGGTGGAAAACCGGTTCGCAGGGATTGCGGCAAAAAGACGGCAAAACGCTGGAACTGACCGCTTATGAATCGCTGCCGCAACCGCAGAACAAAGAAACCTTACAGTTGGTTTCCCAGCAGTGGGCAAAAGTCGGCGTGAAGCTGAACGTGCTGGCGGGTGACGCAGGCAGCAAGACCGTCGATAGCCTCGACCCGCTGAAAACCGGCGTGGCTCCGGCGATGGTAGGCCGTGCCGACCCGGATGTGCTGAAAAGCCAGTATTACCCGACAGTGCGTAACGTTCTGCTGCAAAAAGGCGGTTCCAGCGACAAGGTGAATACCTTTGTGGATGCGCATCTGAATACGCTGCTGGATGGCATCGCCGCAGAAACCGACCGTAGCAAGCGACTGGCGCTGGTGGGAGAGGTGCAGAACTACCTGATCGATCAGGCCTACGTCATCCCCATTTTTGAAGAACCACAGGTGTTTGCTGGCGCGCCCACCACCAAAGGTATCGCGTTTGAAGCCGTGGGTCGCCCCAGCTTTTACAGCACCTGGCTGGATAAGTAACACAGAAGAAGGAAGGAGAAGATCATCATGAACCGATATCTGGCACTGCGCATCGGTCAGGCACTGCTCGTTCTGTGGGCGGCATTTACCCTATCTTTTATCCTGCTTCAGGCGATGCCAGGCGATGCCGTACTGATTAAGTTTCAAGCCCCAGAGCTCGGCCTGAGTGCCGAGCAGATTGCGCAGTTGCGGTTGTCTTACGGCGCCGATACGCCAGTACTCACCCAGTATTTTCATGCGATAACCCAGATACTGCGTGGCGATCTCGGCCTCTCTCTTCAGGCGGGCGTGCCGGTCACCGAACTGATTGCCGCGAACCTGCCGCCAACGCTGCTGCTCGCGGTACTGGGTTTTATTGCCGCTGGCCTGCTGGCGTTTGCTCTCGCCTTCTTATCGACGCTCACACCATTCCAGTGGCTGCGAAGCACGCTGCAATCGTTGCCGTCGCTGTTTATTTCCGTTCCGACCTTCTGGCTGGGCATCGTGCTGATTCAGGTCTTCTCTTTCCGTTTGGGGTTGATTCCGGTGATTAACCCCGGCGAATGGGAAGGGTTGATTCTGCCGGTTCTCACGCTGGCACTACCGATCTCCGCCCCGCTTGCTCAGGTGCTGATGCGCAGCATCGATCAGATACAAACCCAGCCGTTTGTTGCCGTCGCTCGCGCCAAAGGAGCCAGCCGCAGCGGCGTACTCTGGCGACATATCGCCCGCAACGCCATGCTGCCCACGCTGACTATCGCTGGCCTGCTGTTGGGCGAACTGATTGCAGGGGCACTGATTACCGAAACCGTGTTTGGCCGCAATGGACTCGGCCAGTTGACGCAGGAGGCCGTGAATTATCAGGACAGCAGCGTATTGCAGGCCATCGTGCTGATTTCCGCCGCCGCCTTTGTTGTCGTCAATCTGGCCGTCGATCTGCTCTATCCCCTTCTCGATCCGCGCCTGAAAAGCACGTCAGGAGCCACGTTATGACTACCGTACAACTGGAAAAAATCACCTTTCCTCTTCTGCGTAAGCGGCCGCTTCTGCGTCGCTACGCCTTTCAGCCGGGGTTGGTGCTGGCCTGGCTGATTATGCTGACCGTCGCACTCTGGGCGCTGTTTCCCGGCTGGTTTACTGACTATAGCCCGACGGAAGGCATCGCGGGCGCACAGCGGCTGGCACCTGACGCCGACTACTGGCTCGGCACCGATCAGCTAGGGCGTGACCTCTATGCACGTATCGTTTATGGCGCGGTGCACTCACTTTCTGGTGCGGTCATCGCCGTCGGGCTAGGTTTGGTGCTCGGCAGCCTGTTCGGTCTCTTGGCGGGTGCCGTTGGCGGCTGGCTGGATAGCGTCGTAATGCGCAGCATCGACGTGTTGCTGGCCATCCCCGGCCTGCTGCTGGCACTGAGCGTCATCATCCTGTTGGGTTTCGGCACGGTTAACGCTGCGATTGCCGTGGGCGTCACCTCCGTCGCCAGCTTCACCCGACTGGTACGTTCAGAAGTACTACGCGTGCGCCACAGCGACTACGTCGAAGCCGCCTATGGCAGCGGCGGCACCTTTTTCAGCGTGTTATGGCGGCATATTCTGCCGAACTCACTGACCACCGTTTTCGCTTTTGCCGCGCTGCAATTCGGCAGCGCAATTCTGGCTATCTCCACACTCAGCTTCCTCGGCTACGGTGCGCCGCCGCCCACGCCGGAATGGGGACTGCTGATCGCCGAAGGCCGTAACTACATCGCTACTGCGTGGTGGCTAACCACCTTCCCCGGTCTGGTGGTGGTACTTGTTGTGCTATCCGCTAACCGCATCAGCCAGTCAATCAGGAGAACGGCACGATGAGCCTGTCAGCCAGCCTACAAACCAGCGCCGCGGTGCCCGTGTTGGCTCTGGAGAACGTCACGATTGCCTATCGCAGTGACGATCGCGAGCAGACCGTCGTGGAAGGCGTCTCTTTCCATATTCAGCCCGGTGAAGTCGTCGCGCTGGTGGGGGAATCCGGTTCAGGGAAAACCACCACCGCGCAGGCGGTTATCGGTTTGCTGGCCGAAAACGGTCGGTTAACGCGCGGCGCCATTCGGCTCAATGGCGTAGATATCAGCGGCTGGTCGCAGAAGCGGCTGGACAGCGTGCGCGGCGCGCAGATCAGTCTGATCCCGCAGGATCCCACCAGTTCCCTGAATCCGGTGCAGACCATCGGTGAGCAGGTAGACGAGATTCTGCGCATTCATCAGCGGGAAGATCGCCAGACTACCCGCCGGAAAACGCTGGCACTGCTGGAGCGCGTGGGGCTAAACCAGCCGGAACTGCGCGCAAAGCAATATCCGCACGAGCTGTCCGGCGGTATGAAACAGCGCGTCCTGATCGCCATTGCGATTGCCTTGAAACCCGCGCTGATTATTGCCGATGAACCCACCAGCGCGCTGGATGTCACGGTGCAGAAACGCATTCTCGATCTGCTTGATGAACTACGGCGCGAAAATGGGACAGCGGTGCTGTTCGTCACCCACGATCTGGGTGTGGCGGCCGAGCGTGCCGATCGGCTTCTGGTCTTCCAGAGCGGCTATATTCAGGAGCAAGGCCCTACGCTTGAGGTACTCAGCGCGCCCTCAAGCCACTATGCCCGCACGCTACTGGCTAACGTCCCGTCGCTAAACCCAACGCCGCGTCCACCGCGCACCAATACATCGGAAGCTGACAGTATTGTCTCGGTTGAAAATTTGGTGCAGACCTTCCCGTTGTCAGGACGTAAAGGGGAACACTTTCGGGCGGTAGATGACGTCTCTTTCAGCGTGCCGCGCGGCACAACCCACGCTATTGTCGGCGAATCCGGCTCGGGTAAAACCACTACAGCGCGCAGCCTACTCGGCTTTCATCACCCCAGCGCCGGACGGATTCTGATCGACGGCACCGATATCACCCACCTGAAAGGTGAAGCGCTACGGCAGTTCCGGCAGAAAATCCAGTTGGTCTATCAAAATCCTTTTGGTTCACTCGATCCGTCGCAGCGGTTATACGACATCGTCGAGGAACCGCTGCGCAATTTTAATCGCCATACCGCCGCGCAGCGGGAACGCAAAATTCATGAGATGTTCAAGCGTGTCGCCCTGCCAATTGCGTTGCTGTCGCGCAAACCGCGTGAGCTGTCCGGTGGCCAACGCCAACGTGTTGCTATCGCTCGGGCGCTGATGCTGGAACCACAGGTACTGGTGTTGGACGAGGCCGTTTCCGCGCTGGATGTCACCGTGCAGGCGCAGATTCTGCGTTTGCTGACCGAATTACAGGAATCACTCGGGTTAACGTATCTGTTCATCTCACACGATTTGGCGGTGGTACGCCAGATCGCCGACACCGTTTCGGTGCTGTATCACGGCAAGCAGCTTGAATCCGGCCCGGTGGAGCAGATCTTCGCCCAGCCCGCACATCAGTATACCCGTGAACTCATTGCGGCCATCCCCGGGCAGCAACATCCGGCTTTTTCCCGTTCGCATCACTCTCACATTCGTACTGAATCCACATTCACTCTGAAACACATTCACGCTGAAAAACATGGCACTAAACCAAGGACTGTAGAATGACAACGAAACGGCTGGGATTTTTCACGCGATTGCTGGACGACGCTTCCGCTCAGCAACGCTATCGGCTGGCGACGGAACAAATCGTCAAAGCCGAACAACTCGGATTCGACAGCGCCTGGGTCGCGCAGCACCACTTTCACGCCGATGAAGGCGGGCTACCTTCGCCGCTGGTGTTTCTGGCGCTGGTTGCCGCACGCACGCACCGCATCCAACTCGGCACCGGCGTGATTACACTGCCGATGGAAGAGCCGCTGCGCGTAGCGGAAGATACCGCCGTGCTCGATTTACTCAGCAACGGCAGGCTGGAAATCGGCGTCGGTTCCGGCGGTACACCGTCCTCATTTGCCGCCTTCGGTCACGACAGCGCACAGCGCGGGCAGATCCTCGGGCGCTATCTTGAGAAACTGCGCGCTGCGTGGCGGGGAGAAGCACTAAGCGAAGACGGTAATCAGCTCTACCCTGCCGCCCCGCATTTGGATAAGCGCGTCTGGCAGGCCACGTTTTCCATCGAAGGGGCAGAACGAGCCGGTAAAGCAGGCGATGGCTTGATGCTCTCTCGTACCCAGCCACGCCCGGAACATTTCCCAGACGCCACGCTGGCTGACCTGCAAAATCCGATGATCGACGCTTATCTGG
Protein-coding sequences here:
- a CDS encoding ABC transporter permease yields the protein MTTVQLEKITFPLLRKRPLLRRYAFQPGLVLAWLIMLTVALWALFPGWFTDYSPTEGIAGAQRLAPDADYWLGTDQLGRDLYARIVYGAVHSLSGAVIAVGLGLVLGSLFGLLAGAVGGWLDSVVMRSIDVLLAIPGLLLALSVIILLGFGTVNAAIAVGVTSVASFTRLVRSEVLRVRHSDYVEAAYGSGGTFFSVLWRHILPNSLTTVFAFAALQFGSAILAISTLSFLGYGAPPPTPEWGLLIAEGRNYIATAWWLTTFPGLVVVLVVLSANRISQSIRRTAR
- the ghrB gene encoding glyoxylate/hydroxypyruvate reductase GhrB, yielding MKPSVILYKKVADDLRTRLDQHFTVTELDDFPALDHPALATAEGIIGSGGKVDKDFLQHAPRLRAASTISVGYDTFNVDALNEKGVILMHTPTVLTETVADTVLALMLASARRVVEVAERVKAGEWKGGVDSDWFGTDVHHKTIGILGMGRIGLAVAQRAHFGFSMPVLYNARRHHSEAEQRFNARYCDLDTLLAESDFLCITLPLTAETHHLIGREQLAKMKSSAMLINIGRGAVVDEDALTEALVKGTIQGAGLDVFVKEPLPVDSPLLDLPNVVALPHIGSATHETRYGMAACAVDNLIAALSGQVKENCVNPQVLK
- the glyQ gene encoding glycine--tRNA ligase subunit alpha, whose product is MQKFDTKTFQGLILTLQDYWARQGCTIVQPLDMEVGAGTSHPMTCLRALGPEPMAAAYVQPSRRPTDGRYGENPNRLQHYYQFQVVIKPSPDNIQELYLGSLKELGMDPTIHDIRFVEDNWENPTLGAWGLGWEVWLNGMEVTQFTYFQQVGGLECKPVTGEITYGLERLAMYIQGVDSVYDLVWSDGPLGKTTYGDVFHQNEVEQSTYNFEHADVDFLFSCFEQYEKEAQHLLALEKPLPLPAYERILKAAHSFNLLDARKAISVTERQRYILRIRTLTKAVAEAYYASREALGFPMCNKKES
- a CDS encoding DNA-3-methyladenine glycosylase I is translated as MQRCGWVTQDTLYQDYHDNEWGKPCIDSQKLFELLCLEGQQAGLSWITVLKKREHYRRCFHQFNPEQVAQMTQDDVDRLVQDSSIIRHRGKIEAIITNAKAWVAMESQGKSFSHFIWSFVEHQPRLNHPASLAEVPAKTDVSDAMSKALKKRGFKFIGSTICYAFMQAGGLVNDHVTDCFCHQESAS
- a CDS encoding ABC transporter permease, producing the protein MNRYLALRIGQALLVLWAAFTLSFILLQAMPGDAVLIKFQAPELGLSAEQIAQLRLSYGADTPVLTQYFHAITQILRGDLGLSLQAGVPVTELIAANLPPTLLLAVLGFIAAGLLAFALAFLSTLTPFQWLRSTLQSLPSLFISVPTFWLGIVLIQVFSFRLGLIPVINPGEWEGLILPVLTLALPISAPLAQVLMRSIDQIQTQPFVAVARAKGASRSGVLWRHIARNAMLPTLTIAGLLLGELIAGALITETVFGRNGLGQLTQEAVNYQDSSVLQAIVLISAAAFVVVNLAVDLLYPLLDPRLKSTSGATL
- a CDS encoding N-acetyltransferase, with amino-acid sequence MIRPYRDPDLAPLMQLWLKSTILAHPFIREDYWRESASAVREIYIPQSQTWVDEEQGSLIGFISVLEARLIGALFVEQTYYGKQIGTALIQHVQARFPLLSLEVYQQNTRACRFYHKQGFVVVEENVNQDTQATALIMQWAAPR
- a CDS encoding sulfite exporter TauE/SafE family protein; this encodes MAVEWIAAYLALGAVVGFMAGLLGIGGGGIMVPVLTALFAAQGVDNTHLVHLALGTSMAAIVVTAISSLRTHHQHQAVLWPVVVRITPAILIGTFAATWLATLLPTRTLAIFFSCFMAYVSLQMVLNIKPKPQRQLPGTAGVSLAGLVIGSISALVAIGGGSLTVPFLTWCNVRIQQAIGTSAAVGLPIALSGALGYMINGWSVAGLPDYSVGYVYLPAVLLISAVSFFTAPVGARLAHRLPVATLKKAFAVLLLLLSLKMLQTVFSG
- a CDS encoding dipeptide ABC transporter ATP-binding protein is translated as MSLSASLQTSAAVPVLALENVTIAYRSDDREQTVVEGVSFHIQPGEVVALVGESGSGKTTTAQAVIGLLAENGRLTRGAIRLNGVDISGWSQKRLDSVRGAQISLIPQDPTSSLNPVQTIGEQVDEILRIHQREDRQTTRRKTLALLERVGLNQPELRAKQYPHELSGGMKQRVLIAIAIALKPALIIADEPTSALDVTVQKRILDLLDELRRENGTAVLFVTHDLGVAAERADRLLVFQSGYIQEQGPTLEVLSAPSSHYARTLLANVPSLNPTPRPPRTNTSEADSIVSVENLVQTFPLSGRKGEHFRAVDDVSFSVPRGTTHAIVGESGSGKTTTARSLLGFHHPSAGRILIDGTDITHLKGEALRQFRQKIQLVYQNPFGSLDPSQRLYDIVEEPLRNFNRHTAAQRERKIHEMFKRVALPIALLSRKPRELSGGQRQRVAIARALMLEPQVLVLDEAVSALDVTVQAQILRLLTELQESLGLTYLFISHDLAVVRQIADTVSVLYHGKQLESGPVEQIFAQPAHQYTRELIAAIPGQQHPAFSRSHHSHIRTESTFTLKHIHAEKHGTKPRTVE
- a CDS encoding putative FMN-dependent luciferase-like monooxygenase, translated to MTTKRLGFFTRLLDDASAQQRYRLATEQIVKAEQLGFDSAWVAQHHFHADEGGLPSPLVFLALVAARTHRIQLGTGVITLPMEEPLRVAEDTAVLDLLSNGRLEIGVGSGGTPSSFAAFGHDSAQRGQILGRYLEKLRAAWRGEALSEDGNQLYPAAPHLDKRVWQATFSIEGAERAGKAGDGLMLSRTQPRPEHFPDATLADLQNPMIDAYLAALPTGVEPRILSSRSVFVADDRQLALSLAEKGLNRSAARSGTFRPISHDSVEALIASFDSHVGTAQDVIASLRADSSLERATDVTFQVHSIDPPHALILRSLELIATQVAPALGWRSAVKQKSPLGQEIA
- a CDS encoding TIGR04028 family ABC transporter substrate-binding protein encodes the protein MATFLHPHQKLTLFASLLLLGGALSVQAANDTPKIGGTLIYLEQQAHTNLYTPAGGFYPNGGILNQVTDKLTYQNPETLEIEPWVAESWSVNADNTEYTFKIRPGITFSDGTPLDANAVAKNFDTYGLGNTALNQPISEVINNYLRSEVIDPLTVKFYFKKPSPGFLQGTSAIGSGLVSLSTLERNFNQLGNAKNIIGSGPFVVSSEKLGRELKLTARKDYNWAPVKSKHQGRAYLDGITYLVTPEDSVRIGALVSGQADFIRQIQAYDEKRVQSQGFNLYAPPTRGVNNSVVFRPDNPLVADIRVRKALLHATNTKEIIATLFSDNYPQATSPLAKTAAGYVDLSSKLTFDPAQANKLLDEAGWKTGSQGLRQKDGKTLELTAYESLPQPQNKETLQLVSQQWAKVGVKLNVLAGDAGSKTVDSLDPLKTGVAPAMVGRADPDVLKSQYYPTVRNVLLQKGGSSDKVNTFVDAHLNTLLDGIAAETDRSKRLALVGEVQNYLIDQAYVIPIFEEPQVFAGAPTTKGIAFEAVGRPSFYSTWLDK